AGGCCACGCAGCACGACGACATCATCCGGAACCTGCTCGAGTGCGCGGTTCCACCACAGCACGGCCTCCGCGTGGCGGTCGTGCGCGTAGAGCCAGTGCCCGAGCAGAGCCGCAGCGCGACCGTCGTGCGGATCGCGGCCCACTTCTGATTGGAGCACCTGATAGTCCGCCAGCCTCCCGGGAAAGCAGAGCAGCGGATCAGCCTGTCCGGCTTCGAGCACGGCGTCCTCCGCCTCCGCGTCCCGGCCCAGCGTCCGCAACACGGAGGCACGGTGGAAGTGCAGCAGCGGCAGCGCATTACCCGCCCCGGTCCCCGCGCGGGGGAGACGCACCGCCTGATCGAGCACGGACAGTGCCGACTCGGCGAACCCCGCGCCGACATAGTCGAGCGCGAGATCCAGAAACGCCTCGGCGTCACAGGTGAGCTCGAGGTCGGCGAGATGGCGTGCCCAGTTGTCCAACGGATCCAGGCTCAGCGTGGTGGCCAGCTGGCGATTCGCGTCTGCTCCGCGATCCAGCCGGCGTAGCACCAGCACCCGCAGATCCGCCGCCTGCAGGAATTCTGCTTCCGCCTTCAGGGCGCGGTCCAGATGGTCCAGAGCGTCGGCCCACCGGTGCCGCCGACTGTCAATCTGCGCCAATCCGTAATGGGCAGGGGCCCGCCAGCCGGCGATCCACGCTGCGGTGGAGAGGCTGTCGTAGGCGGCGTCCAGGTTGTCCTGGGCAAGTTGGACGATTCCCAGGAAGTAGTGGGCCGTCCCGTCCACCGGATTCGGATTGAGCTCGGTGAGCCGGGCGGTGGAGGTCAGCAGAAGCTTCTCGGCTTCCGCGAAACGTCCGGCCCGGTACAGACGATGGGCCATGGCCGTGTTCGTTCGGCTGTCGCCGGCGTCGATCGCCAGGGCCCGTCGCCAGTAGGGCTCGGGAGACCGGGTGGCGTGCCGGTACTGATCCAGATGAACCCCAGTGAGGTACAGCGCGTCAGCCGATTCAACCGTCGCGGGTGCGGGCGGCTCGGCGGCCGGCATCGGTGGGCTGCTCGTGACCTGGGCCGCGCCGCGCAGGACCAGCAGCGTCTCCCCACCATCGGAAACCGTCACGGTCAACGCAGCCGCCGCCAGGTCGCCGTCGATCGGATACCGCCGGAGCGCGGGCGATCCCGGCTCGATGGACACCAGGTCGTCGGCCAGGATGCGTCCCGCCTGCTGGACGAGAATGCGACAAGCCAAACGTGGACGGGTGACGGCTATGGCGACGGCAACCTCCGCGCCCGATTCATCCCTGGCGACATCGAGGCGTCCCGCGGCCTCGACGGTGGCATCGGTGGCCGGGCCGATCCGATGGATCGGGTACCAGAATTGGCTGAAAGTCTTGGTTTCGCCCGGCGCCAAGAAGGAGAAGTCCGGTTGATTGTCGGTGTAGACGCCGGCCATCAACTCGATGTATGGACCATCCCCGTCCGTGAGATTGTGCTCCCACACTCGTCCGAACTCTGAGTTTCCCCACGTCCATTGCTTCTTCCCCGGTGAGACGTGGTGATCGGCCCAGTGCACGAAACCGAGGCCCTGACCGTGGTCGTATCCGCCGAAGAAGTCGCCACGACTGCCGACGCACATGTACGAGGTCGGCACCGGAATGTTGCGCCACCAGTCCAACCGATCGGCGTCCGGGTGGTCCGCGTCAACCCGATCCGGATAGTCGACTCCGTAGTACCGGCCGTCGGCACGTGGGAACGAGCTGACCGCACGTTTGGCGTGGTCGGCGACAGCGGTGACGTCGGACGGGAAGAACGATTGATAGTCGTCGTCCACCCGCACGGCTACGTTGGCCCACCAGAGAAACGTCTGCGGCAGAGTGGTGCGGTTGTACAACCGCACCACGACCTCGATGACGGCTCGGTCCGGGTACAGCCGGATTCCGTGCATCCCTTTCATCCGATTGAACGGATCGTGTTCGGAGCACCAGACGGTCACACTCCCGTCGGGGCGTCGTTCGATGTCCGTGTCAACCGGGAGGAAGGTGCCCGGGCGATGATGCTGGGGCCAGTTGAACTCGACTCCGCCGGAGATCCACGGCCCGGTGAGCCCGACCAGAGCCGGCTTGATGACATTGTTGCGGTAGAACAGATCCCGTCCCGTGGTGCGATCGACCGCCACGTGGATGCGACCACCCAGCTCGGGCAGGATCGTCAACCTGATCCAGTCGTTCTGCACGTGGATGGCCTGCCACTGCTGCGGATGCTTGACGGAGCCGACGCTGTCGTAGAACGGCAAGGGGTACACCCGCCCGGAAGACCCCTGGTACACACGCCGGTCCAGGAAGGCCGGGTACATGCTGGGCTCGTCGACCGGATAGGTGTCGATGCCTACCGGCTCCGACCAGGCGGCTACACCCAGACCCAGCTGATCGTCAGGTACCGGCGGCAACGCGATCGAGGACTCGGAGACGGTCACGATGACGAACCTACGTCGACCGGCGGGTGCGGCGGAATGGCGCAAACCACGGAAGACCTGGACGAAACGACTGACAGCTGGCACCATCCACTCATGTCACGGGCTGAAGGATTCGTCGGCCAGAGGCTTCAAGTCCTGCCGTATACGGTGCAGCGGGCCGCGTTGCGTCGCCCCGGGACCCGACAGCTACTGGTCACCGCCTGCGGGGTGTACCCACGGGCGGCCGGACATGGATTTACTCGGGACGCAGGGACGCCCGAGACCGTGTTGTTGATCTGTTCGGCCGGTCGGGGGTGGGTCTCGGCCGGCGGCGACCTGTCACCGATCTCCAGCGGCCAGGCGGTGCTGCTGCCGCCCGGCCCGCCCCACGCCTACGGCGCGGACCCGACCGATCCCTGGACGATTTGGTGGCTGCACCTTGCGGGGTCCGCCGTGCCGGATCTGCTTGCCGCTGCCCGTGTATCGACCGCTGCCCGCGTGCTGATGGTCGGCGACATCCGGCAAACGGTCGGTCTGATCGACACCATCATCGATCGAACGGAACGTGACAGTACTGAGCACAGCCTGCTCGGGGCAGCCGGGGCGGCCTGGCACGTCGTCGCCCTGCTGGCCGCCGACCACGGGCGCCAATCGGTCAAGGACTCACCGATCGAGGCCGCGGTGACCTACTTGCGCGACCACGTCGCGGCATCCGTCTCCGTCGCTGCATTGGCCCGCCGTGCCGGTCTGAGTCCTTCGCACTTCGCAGCCCGGTTCCGACAGGAAGTGGGCACCACGGTCGGTGCCTTCCGCACCGACCTGAGAATGGCCGCGGCCCGGCACCTGCTGGACACGACGACCACGCCCGTGGCCGACATCGCCGCAGCTGTCGGCTATCCCGACGCCTTCTATTTCTCGCGACGCTTCCGCGCTGTGCACGGCTGCACCGCCACCGCCTACCGACAGCAGTCCAAGGGCTGAGAAACCCAACTGGCGCTGCGACGCCGCGCACCGGGCACCGGATGACCGGACCAGCCCGTCGACAGCACCGGATCGGTGTGATTTGCTGTCAACCTTCCGGCTCGACGCAAGATTCCTTCCGGCGTCGGCCGATGTTTCCCGAGGCCACCAGCGCCACTCCCGGAGGTTCTGCCATGACATCTCGACACCTCGTCGATCCGCAGCTCACGGACGTCCTCGACGCGTGGCCGCCGCTGGCCCTGACCAACGAGTCGCTGCCGTCGATCCGCGAACAGAATCGGCTGGAGATGATCAGCACCCGGCCGGTCGATCCACCCTTCCCGGATGTGACGCTGGCCGAGCACTTCATCGACGGGCCGGCCGGAGCCGGGGCGTTGCGCATCCTGGTCATCAGCCCGCGCCTGCAGGCCACGGCCGCGCCGGGCCTGCTCTGGGTGCACGGCGGCGGGTATGTCATGGGCAGTGCCGATCAGGACTCGCTACAGGTCCAGCGTCTGGTGAGTGCGGTCGGCTGTGTCGCCGCGGTGGTCGACTACCGGCTCGCCCCGGAAACCCCACATCCCGGACCCATCGAGGACTGTCTGGCGGCGCTGCGGTGGCTGCACGACGCGGCAAGCACGATCGGAGTCGATGCGTCCCGGATCGGTGTGGCCGGCGAGAGCGCCGGAGGGGGACTGGCGGCGGCGCTGTGCCTGCTGAACCGGGATCTTCAGGCGGTGCCCGTGATCCTGCAGTTGTTGATCTACCCGATGCTGGACGACCGTACGGTGACCCATCCGGACCCCCACCCGTATACCGGTGAATTCGTCTGGAATGCGGACTCCAACCGGTTCGGCTGGGCCGCTCTGCTCGGCGAAGAGCCTGGCGGCCAAGACATCTCCCCGTACGCGGCGCCGGCGAGGGCGACGGATCTCAGCGGTCTCCCCCCCACGTACCTGGATGTCGGCACGCTGGACCTGTTCTTCGAGGAGGACGTGGACTACGCGCGACGCCTGGTCCGGGCGGGTGTCCCGACCGAATTGCACGTCTACCCGGGCGCCTTCCATGGATACCCCCGGGCGGAGACGTCCGCGGCCGCGATCGCCCACCAAGCAGCCGTCGAGGCAGCCCTGCGCCGGGGCCTGTCGGTCGGCTGAGGATATCGTCGACCTATGCGCAGGCAACCATGACGAAAGGAGCGCCGATGGTGGTCCTGGTCGGTCCCTCAGACATGGCGATCCTGCGTTCGACAACACGCTCACCGGTCGGCCGACCGAGGTGAGTGGCTCGTCGCCTCGCCCACCGCAGAGCACCATCAAGGATGTCGCGGCGAGGGCACACGTCAGCGTCGGCACCGTCAGCAATGTGCTGAACCGGCCGGAGACCGTGTCTCCGGGCACCCGCCAACAGGTGCTGGATGCCATGAAGGCCCTCGGCTTCGTTCGGCATGCCGGGGCCGCGATGCTCCGGCGCAGCCACCGCACCTCGATGGTCGGTGTGATCGTGTTGAACGCGGCCAGCCCGTTCTTCGCCGAGGTCGCTGCCGGCGCCGAAGACGTTGCCCGGGAGGATGATCGGCTCGTCGTCATCTGCAGTTCGGCGGGTGACCGCGAGCGTGAAGGGCGCTACTTCGTTGCACTCGAGGCGCAGCGGGTGGCCGGGATCATCGTCTCGCCGGTGGGCCTGCGTGTGCCCGAGGTGACGAGTCTGCGGGCCAGGGGCGTCGCGGTTGTCTTGCTGGAACGGCAACATCCCGACTTCTGCTCCGTAGAAGTCAACGGCCGCGGCGGAGCCGAACAGGCCGTCGGTCACCTGATCGGGCTCGGACACCGCGAGATCGCCTACGTCAGCCCCCCGCTGGACATTCCGCAGTACCGACAGCGGTGGGAAGGTGCCGAGGCGGCCGCAGCCGGCCATGCCTTGGTGCACCTGGTCCGGACCGAGGTTGGGCCGCTGGGCGGGACCGAGGCGGGCAGCGCAGCGGCGGCAGACCTGTTGACCCGCCACCCGGAGATCACCGGCTTCTTCTGTGCCAACGACCTGGTGGCTCTGGGACTGATGTCCGGCCTGGCCCGGATGGGTTACCGCATTCCCGAGGACGTCTCCGTCGTCGGTTTCGACGACGTCGAGGGCGCCCGGTTCGGAGTCGTGCCGCTGACCACCGTCCGCCAGCCGGCCCGCGAACTCGGCCGGAGGGCAACCGAACTGATGTTGGCCGAGGCCGCTGCGGGCCCAGATCATCACCACGAGCACGTCGTCTTCGATGCCGAACTGGTCATCCGCGAATCCACAGGTGCTCCGCGCACCGGCGGACGGCCGCACTCCACTCCTCCGGATCTCACTTCACATTTGTGAATCGCGTTCTGGCGCTGTCACGGACCTACCTGGGGGATGCCGTTGTGATGGCGAGGCCAGCGCGCCAGGATCGTGTCGGCGGGCAAGGGGCTCGGCCGGCCTGCGCGACATGAAGAAGCCACGGTGAACCACCTGCGCCACAACGGTAATGCCGGAAGCCGCGGCAACGGTTGGCCGGTGATGCGCAGCGGTCAGCCAGCATCTCGGTGCACCGAAGACCGTCATTTCCGGGATTTCTTCGCTGTGACCCTTGACACCAATCGGCTGCCGCTCCTATGGTTCCTCTAGCTCTGAACCGATTCAAAGCGTCACGGCAGTGTGATCTTCCGATCTGTTGCTCGGCGTGCGGCCAACCGGACGTTCCGAAGGTTTCGAACCAGCCCAGCTAGCTAGGAGCGGCATGTCCCTCGAACCAGCGTTGCAGCCGGAGCCCGGCACCAGCGATCGGCTCTGTCCCCCTGAGCCCACGATGGTGGCCACGCACATCACCAAGCGATTCGGTGCTGTGGTTGCGCTGGCGGATGCCTCGATCCAGATCGGCAACGGTGAGGTCCTCGGGCTCGTCGGCGACAACGGAGCCGGCAAATCGACCCTGTTGAAGATTCTTTCGGGTGCGATTGCTCCGGACTCCGGCACGATCACACTGGAGGGTAGCGAGATACAGCTCCGGCGGCCGAGCGACGCTTTGCACCACGGAATCGAAACCGTCTACCAGGATCTCGCCCTCGTCGACACCATGAGCGCGGTGCAGAACATCTTCCTCGGCCGGGAGGAGCTGTCCGGCCGTCGCGGGCTGCGGGCTCTGAACCTGGTGGGGGACAGGTCCATGCGCAAACAGGCGCGTCAGGTACTGAACGAGCTCGGTGTCAAGGTGCCGTCGGTCAATGTCGGCGTCAAGGGCATGTCGGGTGGGCAGCGGCAATGCCTCGCGATCGCCCGGGCGGTGCTCTGGGGTCGCAAGATCGTCATCCTGGACGAACCGACCGCGGCCCTGGGCGTACGGGAATCGGGACAGGTCCTCGACCTGATCACCAAGATGCGCGGTCGGGGCGTCGGGGTAATCGTGGTCAGCCACAACATGCAGCAACTGATGCAGGTGGCGGACCGGGTCACCGTGATGCGCCTGGGTCGGTCGATCGCCACTCGAACAGTCTCCGACACCTCCGCCCAGGAGATCGTCGGTCTCATCACGGGAGCCGTCCCCCCGGACGAGCACGCCGATCAGCATGCCACCGCCTCGGTTGTCGGGACCCCCGGCAGCTAGCAATTCAGCGGTTCGCACCATCCACTCCATTGCCATTCAACGATGAAAGGTCCGACGCCAAAACATGCGCACCTCAAGAACTCTCCCCATCCGGCTGGGTCGCCGCGGCGTCATTGCAGTCGGCGCAGCCGCCGTTCTCGTCTGTGCCGCCTGCAGTTCGGCATCCACCGCCACGTCGGCACCCAGTTCGACCGCCTCGACGAGCGCTGCCGCAGCTGCGGCGCCGGCGCCGGCGCCGGCACCCGCCTCCGGCCAGTCGTCCGCTGCCGGATCGGCCTCCGCCGGGGCGGCCGGCGGTTCGAGCGCCGCCGCCGCCGGAAAGAAGCTCAAGATCGGCATCGCCGTGGGCGGTCAACCGGCAGACTGGCAACCGGCCCAGGGCCAGGTGGCGCAAGCGCTGGCCAAGGCGCGGGGGTGGGACAGCGTGCTGCTGAGCAACAACAACGACGGGCCGACGGCCTTGAAGAACGCCACCACCTTCATCAACGACAAGGTGGACGCCGTTCTCGAGTTCAACGGGCAACCGGGCACGAATCCGGTCATGGCAGCAAAGCTCTCGGCCGCCAAGATCCCGGTCATCACCTACGACATCGCCCAGCCCGGATGGTATTTCGTCGGAGTCGACAACGCGAAGGCCGGCGACCAAGCCGGTCAGGCGCTCGGTGCGATGGCCAAAACGAAATGGAACTGCCAGGTTGATCTCGTGCTGTCCGCCGAAGGCGCCGCGGCCGGACCGGTCAACACGGCTCGGACCGGCGGCGCCCGGGACGGACTGAAGAAGATCTGTCCGGACATTCCGGCCGCCAACTACGTGTCGTACGAAAGTGGCGGCGCGATTGCGACTTCCACTCCGGCGGCGCGCGATGCCCTCTCGGCGCACCCCAACGCCAAGAAGATCCTGGTCGTCGGAATCAACGACTTCGGGGTTGTCGGCGCGCTCCAGGCGGCCGAACAATTGGGCCGAGCCGACAACATCATGGGTTGGGGCCAGGACGGGAGTGCCATCAGCGGCAGCAGTGTCGACCCGCACCTGATGGGCAGCGTCGAGTACTTCCTGGAGGGGTACCCGGTCTACGCCTTCCAGCAGATCCTGGACAAGATCTCCGCCGGTCA
This window of the Nakamurella panacisegetis genome carries:
- a CDS encoding DUF5107 domain-containing protein; its protein translation is MTVSESSIALPPVPDDQLGLGVAAWSEPVGIDTYPVDEPSMYPAFLDRRVYQGSSGRVYPLPFYDSVGSVKHPQQWQAIHVQNDWIRLTILPELGGRIHVAVDRTTGRDLFYRNNVIKPALVGLTGPWISGGVEFNWPQHHRPGTFLPVDTDIERRPDGSVTVWCSEHDPFNRMKGMHGIRLYPDRAVIEVVVRLYNRTTLPQTFLWWANVAVRVDDDYQSFFPSDVTAVADHAKRAVSSFPRADGRYYGVDYPDRVDADHPDADRLDWWRNIPVPTSYMCVGSRGDFFGGYDHGQGLGFVHWADHHVSPGKKQWTWGNSEFGRVWEHNLTDGDGPYIELMAGVYTDNQPDFSFLAPGETKTFSQFWYPIHRIGPATDATVEAAGRLDVARDESGAEVAVAIAVTRPRLACRILVQQAGRILADDLVSIEPGSPALRRYPIDGDLAAAALTVTVSDGGETLLVLRGAAQVTSSPPMPAAEPPAPATVESADALYLTGVHLDQYRHATRSPEPYWRRALAIDAGDSRTNTAMAHRLYRAGRFAEAEKLLLTSTARLTELNPNPVDGTAHYFLGIVQLAQDNLDAAYDSLSTAAWIAGWRAPAHYGLAQIDSRRHRWADALDHLDRALKAEAEFLQAADLRVLVLRRLDRGADANRQLATTLSLDPLDNWARHLADLELTCDAEAFLDLALDYVGAGFAESALSVLDQAVRLPRAGTGAGNALPLLHFHRASVLRTLGRDAEAEDAVLEAGQADPLLCFPGRLADYQVLQSEVGRDPHDGRAAALLGHWLYAHDRHAEAVLWWNRALEQVPDDVVVLRGLALAAVTVQDDVDLARRHYDRAIRLAPDDARLWFERDQLCAREAVSVSQRLSGLESRPDIVAKRDDLTVVLAELLIVDGRPAAAIELFRSRVFQPWEGGEGRVCQVWAAAHFDLARHCLSVGDLDVADTHLQSALHPPLNLAETWHPLDDLSQLELMLGDAAFQAGDIAGARSAWSRAAAFAPSEIEGPGGSTSFFYSTTALRRLNLHTRAEAVVESWRRCAVEEDLIDTPDYFATSLPQLLLFPPKPGVNARRDGLLVAAQWAALMDRPAEAQEALSELSRVDPADLRAHELSRSIAAEA
- a CDS encoding AraC family transcriptional regulator, which encodes MSRAEGFVGQRLQVLPYTVQRAALRRPGTRQLLVTACGVYPRAAGHGFTRDAGTPETVLLICSAGRGWVSAGGDLSPISSGQAVLLPPGPPHAYGADPTDPWTIWWLHLAGSAVPDLLAAARVSTAARVLMVGDIRQTVGLIDTIIDRTERDSTEHSLLGAAGAAWHVVALLAADHGRQSVKDSPIEAAVTYLRDHVAASVSVAALARRAGLSPSHFAARFRQEVGTTVGAFRTDLRMAAARHLLDTTTTPVADIAAAVGYPDAFYFSRRFRAVHGCTATAYRQQSKG
- a CDS encoding alpha/beta hydrolase, producing the protein MTSRHLVDPQLTDVLDAWPPLALTNESLPSIREQNRLEMISTRPVDPPFPDVTLAEHFIDGPAGAGALRILVISPRLQATAAPGLLWVHGGGYVMGSADQDSLQVQRLVSAVGCVAAVVDYRLAPETPHPGPIEDCLAALRWLHDAASTIGVDASRIGVAGESAGGGLAAALCLLNRDLQAVPVILQLLIYPMLDDRTVTHPDPHPYTGEFVWNADSNRFGWAALLGEEPGGQDISPYAAPARATDLSGLPPTYLDVGTLDLFFEEDVDYARRLVRAGVPTELHVYPGAFHGYPRAETSAAAIAHQAAVEAALRRGLSVG
- a CDS encoding LacI family DNA-binding transcriptional regulator, producing MSGSSPRPPQSTIKDVAARAHVSVGTVSNVLNRPETVSPGTRQQVLDAMKALGFVRHAGAAMLRRSHRTSMVGVIVLNAASPFFAEVAAGAEDVAREDDRLVVICSSAGDREREGRYFVALEAQRVAGIIVSPVGLRVPEVTSLRARGVAVVLLERQHPDFCSVEVNGRGGAEQAVGHLIGLGHREIAYVSPPLDIPQYRQRWEGAEAAAAGHALVHLVRTEVGPLGGTEAGSAAAADLLTRHPEITGFFCANDLVALGLMSGLARMGYRIPEDVSVVGFDDVEGARFGVVPLTTVRQPARELGRRATELMLAEAAAGPDHHHEHVVFDAELVIRESTGAPRTGGRPHSTPPDLTSHL
- a CDS encoding ATP-binding cassette domain-containing protein, whose protein sequence is MSLEPALQPEPGTSDRLCPPEPTMVATHITKRFGAVVALADASIQIGNGEVLGLVGDNGAGKSTLLKILSGAIAPDSGTITLEGSEIQLRRPSDALHHGIETVYQDLALVDTMSAVQNIFLGREELSGRRGLRALNLVGDRSMRKQARQVLNELGVKVPSVNVGVKGMSGGQRQCLAIARAVLWGRKIVILDEPTAALGVRESGQVLDLITKMRGRGVGVIVVSHNMQQLMQVADRVTVMRLGRSIATRTVSDTSAQEIVGLITGAVPPDEHADQHATASVVGTPGS
- a CDS encoding sugar ABC transporter substrate-binding protein, with product MRTSRTLPIRLGRRGVIAVGAAAVLVCAACSSASTATSAPSSTASTSAAAAAAPAPAPAPASGQSSAAGSASAGAAGGSSAAAAGKKLKIGIAVGGQPADWQPAQGQVAQALAKARGWDSVLLSNNNDGPTALKNATTFINDKVDAVLEFNGQPGTNPVMAAKLSAAKIPVITYDIAQPGWYFVGVDNAKAGDQAGQALGAMAKTKWNCQVDLVLSAEGAAAGPVNTARTGGARDGLKKICPDIPAANYVSYESGGAIATSTPAARDALSAHPNAKKILVVGINDFGVVGALQAAEQLGRADNIMGWGQDGSAISGSSVDPHLMGSVEYFLEGYPVYAFQQILDKISAGQTPAMADSGTKPAALVQPCPVTAEQAKSVPSLADRVTKVLASGGAQTEYEMFCPKSAG